The window CCGCTGGTCGCGCTGGCCCTGCCGGCGGCCACCCTGACCGGGATGGCGTTCGCCCTCCCGTCGGCCGCCTGGGCGGTGACGCTGACCGACGTCGGACCGGTCGGGGGCGTCTTCAAGTGGGTCGTCATGCCGCTCTACCTCTTCTCCGGCACCTTCTTCGCGGTCGAGCAGCTACCGGAGGCGCTGCGACCGGTCGTCTACGTCACGCCGCTGTGGCACGGCGTCGAACTGTGCCGCACGCTGAGCCTCGGTACGGCCACCTGGCCGACCAGCCTGGTCCACATCGCCTACCTGGCAGCCCTGACCGGCGTCGGCTACCTCGTCGCCCGCCGCAACTACCGACGTCACCTGCACGCGTAGGGAGCCGACCGTGTCCTCCGCACACCTGATCGTCCTGCGCCACCTGTGGGTGCTGCGCCACGGGCGGCCGTGGAACCTCGTCGTGAACGGCATCTTCGAGCCGTTCCTCTACCTGCTCTCGGTCGGCATCGGCATCGGCCAGCTCGTCGACGACGGCGCGACCGGCGGAGCGACCACCCGGTACGCGGCCTTCGTCGCCCCGGCCCTGCTCGCCACCTCGGCGATGAACAGCGCCGTGAACGAGACCACCAACAACGCGTGGTGGCGGGTACGTTTCGACAAGCTCTACGACGCCATCGTGACCACCCCGATGCGGATCGCCGACATCGCGGTCGGTGAGATCGCCGCCTCGGTGCTCCGCAGCACCCTCTCGGCCACCTGCTTCTTCGTCGTCATCGTCGCGCTCGGCATGGTCCACTCGTGGTGGGCGGTGCTGGCCGTGCCGGCGGCGGTGCTGATCGCCTTCGCGTTCTCCGCCGCCGGGCTCGCCGCGGCGACCTACATCCGCGACCCGCACCACCACCAGTACCTGCAACTGTGCATGCTGCCGATGTTCCTGTTCGCGACGACGTTCTACCCGCTGTCGGTCTATCCGACCGGGGTGCAGCCGGTGGTCGCGGCGCTCCCGCTCTACCAGAGCATCGAGCTGCTGCGGGGACTCACCACGGGTCACCTCGGGCTCGGCATGGTCGGGGCGACCGCGTACCTGCTGGTGATGGGGGTGGGCGGGGTGTGGCTGGCCAACCGCCGGTTGAGCGGGATGCTGCTGACCTGACCTCGGCACCGCCGACCCGTGACCAGGGGAAAGTGGGAGATGCCCGGCTAAACTCGGCGGGAAGTGGTTCTACCCAGGGCAGGTGAGCGCTGATGTCGAGCTGGTACGAG of the Micromonospora sp. NBC_01796 genome contains:
- a CDS encoding ABC transporter permease; the protein is MSSAHLIVLRHLWVLRHGRPWNLVVNGIFEPFLYLLSVGIGIGQLVDDGATGGATTRYAAFVAPALLATSAMNSAVNETTNNAWWRVRFDKLYDAIVTTPMRIADIAVGEIAASVLRSTLSATCFFVVIVALGMVHSWWAVLAVPAAVLIAFAFSAAGLAAATYIRDPHHHQYLQLCMLPMFLFATTFYPLSVYPTGVQPVVAALPLYQSIELLRGLTTGHLGLGMVGATAYLLVMGVGGVWLANRRLSGMLLT